Sequence from the Vicia villosa cultivar HV-30 ecotype Madison, WI unplaced genomic scaffold, Vvil1.0 ctg.000358F_1_1, whole genome shotgun sequence genome:
CCCTTCTCCCACACCAAACTTCTCCAATATACGTCACTGTTCTCCTCTCTCACATCCATACCCATTTCCTCAAACCCTTCCCATTCTCCCAACTCCAATCCCATCCTACGTCATTTCACTTCCTCCAACAAAAACATAGACACCAAACTCAATTTCTCTCCCTCCGATTCCGATTCCGACGACGAAAGCACCGCATTAACTAAACCGACCACCACCTGTAGGAAACTACCACCGCCTTATGACCCATTCAGCAAGAAGCCAGCAATAGAAGAACCCAAAGACCCAAAAGACTTACAAGAAATCTTCCACAAAATGAGAAGCGGTGACGGGTTGTTGAATCATGCAGTCAAGATGTTCGACGCTTTGTCCAAGCAGGGTCTAACGCACGAAGCGTTAGAACTTTTCGGTCAGATCAAAGATAAAGGCCAAATGCCAGATGTGGTGGCCCACACGGCCATAATTGAGGCTTATGCCAATGCTGGCCAACCAAAAGAGGCTCATAAAGCTTACATGAGAATGCTTGCTTCTGGGGTTTTTCCTAATGCTTATACCTATGCTGTTCTTATTAAGGGACTTGCGGGGAATGGTAAGTTTTTGAAAGATGCGAAGAACTATGTAGTGGAAATGTTTGAGAAAGGGATGAGACCTAATGCTGAGACATATACTTCTGTGTTTGAGGGGTTGGTTAAAGAGAAGAAGATGGATGAGGCTGTGCAGTTGATGGAGGAAATGAAGGGGAAGGGGTTTGTTCCTGATGAGAAGGCTGTAAAGGAGGTTCTTAGCAACAAAAGGGGACCAGTTTGTAGGACTGTTATAAACATTCTCTTTGGAAAATAGCTAAAGCTACACACAAGTGAAATTTATGTGATTCTGTGTAGCATGACTGGTTTGGAACATTTCATTTTGGGTAGTGAAAAATATACGCTCATTTTGTTTATTGTTTCATGACCATTGATATCATTCTCACTATAATCTACAACTAGTTTTGATAAATTTATTATTGTAATAATTCTTTGTTAGTTAAAGATACAACAGCAACCAAAGCTTATATCAATCAAACTCTGCATGATCCATcatttatacatatattgttgatagAACATCATAACATGGAGTCCATCATGTATATCTAGTTCAATATAAACACACTATTGTTGATCGAACATTATACCAATTGTTGGATCAACTAgttgataaaataaaattaagaaaagagAAATGCTAATATGAGCCATTATAGCATTTGTTAATGTacttaaaaatacaaataaaaaattgtgTTGATAATTGTGtgctcaattttttta
This genomic interval carries:
- the LOC131627300 gene encoding pentatricopeptide repeat-containing protein At4g38150-like, with product MAFYAKSAISRALIFTSPSPFSHTKLLQYTSLFSSLTSIPISSNPSHSPNSNPILRHFTSSNKNIDTKLNFSPSDSDSDDESTALTKPTTTCRKLPPPYDPFSKKPAIEEPKDPKDLQEIFHKMRSGDGLLNHAVKMFDALSKQGLTHEALELFGQIKDKGQMPDVVAHTAIIEAYANAGQPKEAHKAYMRMLASGVFPNAYTYAVLIKGLAGNGKFLKDAKNYVVEMFEKGMRPNAETYTSVFEGLVKEKKMDEAVQLMEEMKGKGFVPDEKAVKEVLSNKRGPVCRTVINILFGK